The following proteins are co-located in the Halarcobacter sp. genome:
- a CDS encoding M23 family metallopeptidase, which translates to MKKILLILISFFIVLNGIEIKPKNVKNANTALLILEEKNIKNPKLTFDSQNIDFYSYPNKKDKYYALIPISYYKEKKDFRIIISYIKNEKKVFKGITINVIDGKYKSETINVSKGKVTLSIKNKARVQKEYEEAMSIYKTVSPKLYLKEKFIYPINSKITSEFGTKRVYNGTLKSYHSGTDFKAKIGTKIKAVNDGIVVLSKNRFYAGNSIVIDHGQGIYSCYYHLSKLNLKIGQKVKKGEVVGLSGDTGRVTGPHLHFAFRVHGIQVDPLQLITLINKNNIY; encoded by the coding sequence ATGAAAAAAATACTACTGATATTAATAAGTTTTTTTATTGTTTTAAATGGAATTGAAATAAAACCTAAAAATGTTAAAAATGCGAATACTGCATTATTAATTTTAGAAGAGAAAAATATTAAAAACCCTAAATTAACTTTTGATTCACAAAATATTGATTTTTATTCTTATCCAAATAAAAAAGATAAATATTATGCACTTATACCTATCTCTTATTATAAAGAGAAAAAAGATTTTAGAATTATAATTTCATATATAAAAAATGAAAAAAAAGTTTTCAAAGGTATAACTATAAATGTAATTGATGGAAAATATAAAAGTGAAACTATAAATGTATCTAAAGGTAAAGTAACTTTATCCATAAAGAACAAAGCAAGAGTACAAAAAGAGTATGAAGAAGCTATGTCAATCTATAAAACAGTTAGTCCAAAATTATATTTAAAAGAAAAATTTATATATCCGATAAATAGTAAAATTACAAGTGAATTTGGTACAAAAAGAGTATATAATGGAACTTTAAAGTCTTACCATTCTGGTACAGATTTTAAAGCTAAAATAGGTACTAAAATAAAAGCTGTAAATGATGGTATAGTTGTATTATCCAAAAATAGATTTTATGCAGGAAATTCTATAGTTATAGACCATGGCCAAGGTATTTATTCATGCTACTATCACTTAAGTAAATTAAATTTAAAAATTGGCCAAAAAGTAAAAAAGGGTGAGGTTGTTGGGCTAAGTGGAGATACAGGAAGAGTAACTGGTCCCCATCTACATTTTGCATTTAGAGTACATGGAATACAAGTAGATCCACTACAATTAATCACTTTAATAAATAAAAATAATATTTATTAA
- a CDS encoding YebC/PmpR family DNA-binding transcriptional regulator has protein sequence MGRAFEYRKAAKMKRWGNMSRVFPKLAKAIEIAAKAGGGDPEMNSALRTAILNAKAENMPKSNIDAAIKRATGKDAANYSDVNFEGKGPHGVLVFVETATDNNTRTVANVKMHFNKNGGQVVPTGSLEFFFDRKAIFEFNKTEDMDLEELELELIDSGLEEIEEEDGVVLVTADYTDFGTLNKAFEDMGIELTKAELKRIPNNPQEFTEEQQEEIGKLLEKLEDDDDVQAVYTNIG, from the coding sequence ATGGGTAGAGCCTTTGAATATAGAAAAGCAGCAAAAATGAAAAGATGGGGAAATATGTCAAGAGTTTTCCCAAAATTAGCTAAAGCAATTGAAATAGCGGCAAAAGCAGGTGGTGGTGATCCTGAAATGAATTCTGCGTTAAGAACTGCAATATTAAATGCAAAAGCTGAAAATATGCCTAAATCAAATATTGATGCAGCCATTAAAAGAGCTACTGGAAAAGATGCAGCAAATTATTCAGATGTAAACTTTGAAGGTAAAGGTCCACATGGTGTTTTAGTATTTGTTGAGACTGCAACAGATAATAATACAAGAACAGTTGCAAATGTTAAAATGCATTTTAATAAAAACGGTGGACAAGTTGTACCAACTGGTTCTTTAGAGTTTTTCTTTGATAGAAAAGCAATCTTTGAGTTTAATAAAACTGAAGATATGGATTTAGAAGAATTAGAATTAGAATTAATTGATTCTGGATTAGAAGAGATTGAAGAGGAGGATGGTGTTGTTTTAGTTACTGCTGATTATACTGATTTTGGTACTTTAAATAAAGCATTTGAAGATATGGGAATTGAGTTAACAAAAGCAGAATTAAAAAGAATTCCAAACAATCCTCAAGAGTTTACAGAAGAACAACAAGAAGAGATTGGTAAACTTTTAGAAAAGCTTGAAGATGATGATGATGTTCAAGCAGTTTATACAAATATTGGATAA
- a CDS encoding CsgG/HfaB family protein produces the protein MKRLSKLTASLSLAILTTGAFTGCVSGMTQSGAADAKTAGTGSAGGANSQGANKGLERCVAPIGTVSFHEDRNDTWYQYLTRDLRLPSTIPVLRLLTQQSNCFVIVERGKGMNDLMRERQLMQSGELRGNSKFHKGQMVAADYTIIPSITFSEQGTGGLGAIAGGLFGSVAGAVAGGFKTSDASTMLTLIDNRSSVQLAAAEGSARTTDWNVLGGLFGGRGGGGLGAYTKTPEGKTIVSAFMDSMNGLIRSVKAYKAQEVSGGLGAGGHLGVQGGNTQYGLEGVLTKRVYNSSRQEFDYEIINKERTQKWTFSSRKKILYKNDLIRFNLINGTPEVSSFIKLESKYKQKYWN, from the coding sequence ATGAAGAGACTTAGTAAATTAACTGCAAGTTTATCACTTGCAATATTAACTACTGGCGCATTCACAGGTTGTGTATCTGGTATGACACAATCAGGTGCTGCAGATGCGAAAACAGCAGGTACAGGTTCAGCAGGAGGAGCTAATTCACAAGGTGCTAATAAAGGTCTTGAAAGATGTGTTGCTCCAATTGGAACTGTATCATTTCATGAAGATAGAAACGATACATGGTATCAATACTTAACAAGAGACTTAAGATTACCATCAACAATTCCTGTTCTTAGACTATTAACTCAACAATCAAATTGTTTTGTTATTGTTGAAAGAGGAAAAGGTATGAATGATTTAATGAGAGAAAGACAACTAATGCAAAGTGGAGAATTACGAGGAAACTCTAAATTTCACAAAGGACAAATGGTTGCAGCTGATTATACAATCATTCCATCAATCACTTTTAGCGAGCAAGGAACAGGTGGTTTAGGAGCAATTGCCGGTGGACTATTTGGAAGTGTAGCTGGTGCTGTTGCTGGAGGATTTAAAACTTCTGATGCAAGTACAATGTTGACTCTTATTGATAATAGATCTTCTGTTCAATTAGCAGCAGCAGAAGGAAGTGCTAGAACTACTGACTGGAATGTTCTAGGTGGTTTATTTGGTGGAAGAGGTGGTGGAGGACTTGGTGCCTACACAAAAACTCCAGAAGGTAAAACAATTGTATCTGCTTTTATGGATAGTATGAATGGATTAATTAGATCAGTTAAAGCATATAAAGCACAAGAAGTTTCAGGTGGTTTAGGTGCTGGTGGTCATCTTGGAGTACAAGGTGGAAATACTCAATATGGACTTGAAGGTGTACTTACAAAAAGAGTTTATAATTCAAGTAGACAAGAATTTGATTATGAAATCATCAATAAAGAGAGAACTCAAAAATGGACTTTTAGTTCAAGAAAAAAGATTCTTTATAAAAACGATTTAATCAGATTTAACCTTATAAATGGAACTCCAGAAGTTTCTTCATTTATTAAATTAGAATCTAAATATAAACAAAAATATTGGAACTAA
- a CDS encoding DUF3108 domain-containing protein encodes MKKFIIILYILTLNLIASNMQINGIYDIEYGSFLPLGTADAKLIIDEKNNYELSISAQTTGLVKVLSNNRSEEYKSLGKIINGQFIPEKFIKIKKDNVKERIREYTIDKNDKKIYVNDYTEIKSKFYDSKLNVKYKTLKAQNNYILDYFAKDDILSLFFNLKEKFSKFKQNIDYKLKALGANKTKGIINIFIPKDKKEINKYLNTKSNMKFIAYINQKVFQSERGELLISINKKGFCDYAVLKDVLLLGDIKGELVSLKVTN; translated from the coding sequence ATGAAAAAATTTATTATAATTTTATATATTCTCACTTTAAATTTAATCGCATCAAATATGCAAATTAACGGTATTTATGATATTGAATATGGTTCATTTTTACCTTTAGGTACAGCAGATGCAAAACTTATAATAGATGAAAAAAACAATTATGAACTTTCTATTAGTGCACAAACTACTGGCTTAGTAAAAGTACTGTCAAATAATAGAAGTGAAGAGTATAAAAGTTTAGGTAAAATAATCAATGGTCAATTTATTCCTGAAAAATTTATTAAAATTAAAAAAGATAATGTTAAAGAAAGAATTAGAGAATATACTATTGATAAAAATGATAAAAAAATATATGTAAATGACTATACTGAAATAAAATCAAAATTTTATGATTCAAAATTAAATGTTAAATATAAAACTCTTAAAGCTCAAAATAATTATATTTTAGACTACTTTGCAAAAGATGATATTTTATCCCTATTTTTTAATCTAAAAGAAAAATTTTCTAAATTTAAGCAAAATATAGATTACAAACTCAAAGCTTTAGGGGCAAACAAAACTAAAGGAATTATTAATATTTTCATTCCTAAAGATAAAAAAGAGATTAATAAATATCTAAATACCAAAAGTAATATGAAATTTATTGCTTATATAAATCAAAAAGTATTCCAAAGTGAAAGAGGAGAGCTTCTTATTTCTATTAATAAAAAAGGGTTTTGTGATTATGCTGTTTTAAAAGATGTTTTACTTTTAGGAGATATAAAAGGAGAATTAGTAAGTCTTAAAGTTACTAATTAA
- a CDS encoding EamA family transporter, which produces MENINTKGNILGLLTVLLWSSLALFTVLSGNIPPFQLLTISFFIASFIGFIMLKKQNKSLKDLLTIPLKVYLIGIYGLFGYHFFYFVAVKNAPAVEANLLNYLWPLLIVVFSAFLPNEKLKWYHIVGTLLALIGASLLVLKGGELDFKEEYSKGYLSALVAALLWSSYSVISKTLKHIPTFAVTGFCFLTAVLSLIAHLFLEVTVIPTFTQLFAAVMLGLGPVGGAFYLWDFAVKNGDIKILGSLAYLAPLLSTLILVFVGISDLTTSVVIACVLIILGSIISSKEYIKVIKKLFIKP; this is translated from the coding sequence TTGGAAAATATAAATACAAAAGGCAATATTTTAGGATTGCTAACTGTTCTATTATGGTCATCTTTAGCTTTATTTACAGTATTATCAGGAAATATACCACCTTTTCAATTGTTAACTATCTCATTTTTTATTGCATCATTTATAGGTTTTATTATGTTAAAAAAGCAAAATAAATCATTAAAAGATTTATTAACAATTCCTTTAAAAGTTTATTTAATAGGTATATATGGCTTGTTTGGTTATCACTTTTTTTATTTTGTTGCAGTGAAAAATGCTCCAGCTGTTGAAGCAAATTTATTGAACTATTTATGGCCTTTGTTAATTGTTGTTTTTTCGGCATTTCTTCCAAACGAAAAATTAAAGTGGTATCATATAGTAGGTACTTTATTAGCTTTAATTGGAGCTTCTTTACTTGTTTTAAAAGGTGGTGAGTTAGATTTTAAAGAGGAGTATTCAAAAGGATATCTTTCTGCTTTAGTTGCTGCACTGTTATGGTCTTCATATTCAGTTATTTCAAAAACATTAAAACATATTCCAACTTTTGCTGTAACAGGTTTTTGTTTTTTAACAGCAGTATTATCTTTAATAGCTCATCTGTTTTTAGAAGTTACAGTAATTCCAACTTTTACCCAGTTATTTGCTGCAGTTATGCTAGGCTTAGGACCTGTTGGAGGAGCTTTTTATCTTTGGGATTTTGCAGTTAAAAATGGTGATATAAAAATACTAGGTTCTTTAGCTTATTTAGCACCACTTTTATCAACACTAATTTTAGTATTTGTAGGAATTTCAGATTTAACTACTTCTGTTGTTATTGCATGTGTACTTATTATCTTAGGTTCAATAATCAGTTCAAAAGAGTATATTAAGGTTATCAAAAAACTTTTTATTAAACCTTAA
- a CDS encoding YiiD C-terminal domain-containing protein, which yields MLEDLQKKLYSEIPLTKYMQLKFTLVNEESLISTAPLTPNINDKGTAFAGSLSTLVTISAWSVCYLIVKKLAYKNAMIAVIKSDTSYRAPVTDTLNCETIFPKEEEIELLKDKLKKKKSASIKINSNIFQDDTLCVEFKGVYVIKV from the coding sequence ATGTTAGAAGATTTACAAAAAAAATTATATTCAGAAATACCCTTAACAAAGTATATGCAACTAAAATTTACCTTGGTAAATGAAGAAAGTTTAATTTCAACAGCACCTTTAACACCAAATATAAATGATAAAGGTACAGCATTTGCAGGAAGTTTAAGTACACTAGTTACAATTTCAGCGTGGAGTGTTTGTTATTTAATAGTAAAAAAATTAGCTTATAAAAATGCTATGATTGCAGTGATTAAAAGTGATACGTCTTATAGAGCACCTGTAACTGATACACTTAATTGCGAAACTATATTTCCAAAAGAAGAAGAGATTGAATTATTAAAAGATAAATTAAAAAAGAAAAAAAGTGCCTCTATTAAAATTAATTCTAATATATTTCAAGATGACACTTTATGTGTAGAATTTAAAGGAGTATATGTAATTAAGGTTTAA
- a CDS encoding bifunctional aconitate hydratase 2/2-methylisocitrate dehydratase, which translates to MSLLATYKAHTEERLNEGGLPPLALTAEQTAELVELLKANPVQEAEYCLELFKNRINPGVDDAAYVKAAFLNDIVQGNVTCSVISKADAVEILGTMMGGFNVTPLIEALKVDEVADLAATQLKNTILVYDAFNDVKDLMDAGNAKAKEIIESWANAEWFTNKPALEEEIKLTVYKIPGETNTDDLSPATVAFTRPDIPLHATAMLQSRMEKPLETMASLKEKGNPLAYVGDVVGTGSSRKSGINSVQWHMGRDIPGVPNKRTGGVVIGSIIAPIFFNTAEDSGCLPIEAPVDELETGDEIVVKPYAGVIEKDGKVVSEFKLAPNTMTDEMRAGGRIPLIIGKGLTAKAREALGLEATDMFIAPEQPADNGKGYTQAQKMVGRACGVEGVKPGMYVEPIATTVGSQDTTGPMTRDEIKELAALSFGADMVMQSFCHTAAYPKPADIKLRHTLPDFINSRGGVTLKPGDGVIHSWLNRLCLPDTVGTGGDSHTRFPIGISFPAGSGLIAFAGVTGMMPLTMPESVLVKFKGEMQPGITLRDLVNAIPYQAIQDGLLTVPKKNKKNVFAGTIIEIAGLPDLKVEQAFELSDAAAERSAAACSVQLDKEPIIEYLSSNIALIEKMIEEGYEDARTLQRRADKMKEWLANPELITPDEDAEYKAVIEIDLNTITEPILACPNDPDDVDTLSNILADPNRPTEKIDEVFVGSCMTNIGLFRALGEVLKGEGEVPSKLWVAPPTKMDEAQLTEEGYYATFAAAGARIEIPGCSLCMGNQAQVSEGSVVFSTSTRNFDNRLGKNSKVYLGSAEMAAVSALLGRLPSVEEYMKIVPAKITEQNKDGVYKYLNFHQVSPEQLTNLVHS; encoded by the coding sequence ATGAGTTTATTAGCTACTTATAAAGCACATACAGAAGAAAGATTAAATGAAGGTGGATTACCTCCATTAGCTTTAACAGCTGAGCAAACTGCTGAGTTAGTTGAGTTATTAAAAGCAAATCCAGTTCAAGAAGCTGAATACTGTTTAGAATTATTTAAAAATAGAATTAATCCAGGTGTTGATGATGCTGCTTATGTTAAAGCTGCATTTTTAAATGATATTGTTCAAGGAAATGTAACATGTTCTGTAATTTCAAAAGCTGATGCTGTTGAAATTTTAGGAACAATGATGGGTGGATTTAATGTTACTCCACTTATTGAAGCATTAAAAGTTGATGAAGTAGCTGATTTAGCTGCTACACAATTAAAAAATACTATTTTAGTATATGATGCTTTTAATGATGTAAAAGATTTAATGGATGCTGGAAATGCAAAAGCTAAAGAGATTATTGAATCTTGGGCAAATGCAGAATGGTTTACTAATAAACCAGCATTAGAAGAAGAAATTAAATTAACTGTTTACAAAATCCCTGGTGAAACAAACACAGATGATTTATCTCCTGCAACAGTAGCATTCACTAGACCAGATATCCCATTACATGCAACTGCAATGTTACAATCAAGAATGGAAAAACCACTTGAAACTATGGCATCTTTAAAAGAAAAAGGTAACCCATTAGCATATGTTGGTGATGTTGTTGGTACTGGTTCTTCTAGAAAATCAGGTATTAACTCTGTTCAATGGCACATGGGTAGAGATATTCCAGGTGTTCCAAATAAAAGAACAGGTGGTGTTGTAATTGGTTCTATTATTGCTCCAATTTTCTTTAACACTGCAGAAGATTCAGGATGTTTACCAATTGAAGCTCCAGTTGATGAATTAGAAACTGGTGATGAAATTGTTGTAAAACCATATGCTGGTGTAATCGAAAAAGATGGAAAAGTTGTTTCTGAATTTAAATTAGCTCCAAATACTATGACTGATGAGATGAGAGCAGGGGGAAGAATTCCATTAATTATTGGTAAAGGTCTTACTGCAAAAGCAAGAGAAGCTTTAGGATTAGAAGCTACTGATATGTTTATTGCACCTGAGCAACCAGCTGATAACGGTAAGGGATATACTCAAGCACAAAAAATGGTAGGAAGAGCTTGTGGTGTTGAAGGCGTTAAACCAGGTATGTACGTTGAACCAATCGCAACAACTGTTGGATCACAAGATACTACTGGACCAATGACTAGAGATGAGATTAAAGAGCTTGCAGCATTATCTTTTGGTGCTGATATGGTTATGCAATCATTCTGTCACACTGCTGCTTATCCAAAACCAGCAGATATCAAATTAAGACACACTTTACCAGATTTCATCAACTCAAGAGGTGGTGTTACACTTAAGCCAGGTGATGGTGTTATTCACTCATGGTTAAATAGACTTTGTTTACCAGATACTGTTGGTACTGGTGGAGATTCACATACAAGATTCCCAATTGGTATCTCATTCCCAGCTGGATCAGGTCTTATTGCATTCGCAGGTGTTACAGGTATGATGCCTTTAACTATGCCAGAATCAGTACTTGTTAAATTCAAAGGTGAAATGCAACCAGGTATTACACTAAGAGATTTAGTAAATGCTATTCCATATCAAGCTATTCAAGATGGTTTATTAACTGTTCCAAAGAAAAACAAAAAGAATGTTTTTGCTGGTACAATTATTGAAATTGCTGGTTTACCAGATCTTAAAGTTGAGCAAGCATTCGAATTATCAGATGCAGCAGCAGAAAGATCAGCAGCAGCTTGTTCTGTTCAATTAGATAAAGAACCAATTATTGAATACTTATCTTCAAACATCGCTTTAATTGAAAAAATGATTGAAGAGGGTTACGAAGATGCAAGAACTCTTCAAAGAAGAGCTGATAAAATGAAAGAGTGGTTAGCAAATCCAGAATTAATTACTCCAGATGAAGATGCAGAATATAAAGCAGTAATCGAAATCGATTTAAATACAATCACTGAGCCAATCTTAGCTTGTCCTAACGATCCAGATGATGTTGATACACTTTCTAACATTTTAGCTGATCCAAATAGACCAACTGAGAAAATTGACGAAGTATTCGTTGGTTCTTGTATGACAAATATCGGATTATTTAGAGCACTTGGTGAAGTTCTTAAAGGTGAGGGTGAAGTTCCTTCTAAATTATGGGTTGCACCTCCAACAAAAATGGATGAAGCTCAATTAACTGAAGAGGGATATTATGCTACATTTGCAGCAGCTGGAGCTAGAATAGAGATTCCAGGTTGTTCATTATGTATGGGTAACCAAGCACAAGTAAGTGAGGGGTCAGTTGTATTCTCAACTTCTACTAGAAACTTTGATAACAGACTTGGTAAAAACTCTAAAGTATACTTAGGTTCTGCAGAAATGGCAGCAGTATCTGCACTTCTTGGAAGACTTCCAAGTGTTGAAGAGTATATGAAAATTGTACCTGCAAAAATTACAGAGCAAAACAAAGATGGTGTTTATAAATACTTAAACTTCCACCAAGTTTCTCCAGAGCAACTAACTAACTTAGTTCACTCTTAA
- a CDS encoding HAD-IIA family hydrolase has product MYKILKDIDFIIFDLDGVFYREDENILGTKEIIDYLDLKNIQYCFFTNNSNYKTKRYKEKLLKGSVDVDENKIFTTTKLIEHYLFENSAKDIYVLGSTQLQETLYSKYKKNSISPEFIVIGMDNNITLKDISNTINLIKNNTQIIAANPDKLIPLKDRFELECGVINSIISEFTNKEIKIIGKPNSYGYETILNKFKKEKEKTMMIGDTYDTDILGAINSNINPAWIKTGNDLPKFVVKKDFMIFDSLIDLKEKLEKAKRD; this is encoded by the coding sequence ATGTATAAAATACTAAAAGATATTGATTTTATAATTTTTGATTTAGATGGAGTATTTTATAGAGAAGATGAAAATATATTAGGTACAAAAGAGATTATTGATTATTTAGATTTAAAAAATATTCAATATTGTTTTTTTACTAATAATTCAAACTATAAAACAAAAAGATACAAAGAGAAACTTTTAAAAGGTAGTGTAGATGTAGATGAAAATAAAATCTTCACAACAACAAAACTAATAGAGCATTATCTATTTGAAAATAGTGCAAAAGATATTTATGTTTTAGGAAGTACTCAACTTCAAGAAACTTTATATAGTAAATATAAAAAAAACTCTATTTCACCAGAATTTATTGTAATTGGAATGGATAATAATATAACTTTAAAAGATATATCAAATACAATAAATCTAATAAAAAACAATACCCAAATCATAGCAGCTAATCCAGATAAATTAATACCTTTAAAAGATAGATTTGAATTGGAGTGTGGAGTTATAAATAGTATAATCTCTGAATTTACAAATAAAGAGATAAAAATTATAGGTAAACCAAACTCTTATGGATATGAAACAATTCTAAATAAATTTAAAAAAGAAAAAGAAAAAACAATGATGATTGGTGATACTTATGATACTGATATTTTAGGAGCAATTAATTCCAATATAAATCCAGCTTGGATAAAAACAGGTAATGATTTACCAAAATTTGTTGTAAAAAAAGATTTTATGATTTTTGATTCATTAATAGATTTAAAAGAAAAGTTAGAAAAAGCAAAGAGGGATTAA
- a CDS encoding carbohydrate ABC transporter permease → MKILQKTATYTLAIIWILPLIYTFWAAFHEEKYSSNFTLFAPLSTQAFFDAWIQAPFLQYLINTFLLVTLILIGQMILCTLAAYAFAKFDFYGKNIAFFLVLMQLMIMPENLIIENYKTVADFNLVDTTWGMAIPYIASAFGIFLLRQTFKTIPNELDEAAKVEGCSQLGILFKVYIPLAKPTYLAYALVSVSYHWNNFLWPLVIANSNDVKPLTVGLAIFTAPESGVQWSTISAATLISVAPLLLAFLIFQKQFVNSFLHTGIK, encoded by the coding sequence ATGAAAATTTTACAAAAAACTGCAACATATACCCTTGCAATAATTTGGATACTACCTTTAATATATACTTTTTGGGCAGCATTTCATGAAGAAAAATATTCATCAAATTTTACACTTTTTGCACCTTTAAGTACTCAAGCTTTTTTTGATGCTTGGATTCAAGCACCGTTTTTACAATATCTTATTAACACTTTTTTATTAGTTACATTGATACTTATAGGACAAATGATACTTTGTACCCTTGCAGCGTATGCTTTTGCAAAGTTTGATTTTTATGGTAAAAATATTGCATTTTTTTTAGTATTAATGCAATTAATGATTATGCCAGAAAATTTGATTATAGAAAATTATAAAACAGTTGCAGATTTTAATCTAGTTGATACAACTTGGGGAATGGCTATCCCTTATATTGCTTCAGCATTTGGCATATTTTTATTAAGACAAACTTTTAAAACAATCCCAAATGAATTAGATGAAGCGGCCAAAGTTGAAGGTTGTTCTCAACTTGGAATATTATTTAAAGTTTATATTCCTTTAGCTAAACCAACTTATCTAGCTTATGCTTTAGTATCTGTTTCATACCACTGGAATAACTTTTTATGGCCTTTAGTTATAGCAAATTCAAATGATGTTAAACCACTCACAGTTGGTCTTGCAATATTTACAGCACCTGAATCAGGTGTGCAATGGTCAACTATCTCAGCTGCAACACTAATCTCTGTTGCACCACTGTTATTAGCTTTTTTAATTTTTCAAAAACAGTTTGTAAACTCATTTTTACATACAGGAATTAAATAA
- a CDS encoding sugar ABC transporter permease, whose amino-acid sequence MRHIYGWLLLLPGFILIVAFTHYPTVTTFINSFFSNQTVIKPKKFIGLDNYEYMLNDPVFLQTFKNTLIFALTTVPLSITISLAMAVFVQDKIRGRSLVRLAYFTPTILPMVAVANIWLFFYAPEIGLINQIFQYFGIEQQNFLGDSNLVLGATIVMTVWKEAGFFMIFYLAALQSIPKELLEAAKIEGASSWTAFWKITFPLLMPTTFFVMINALINSFKMVDHLFILTKGGPDNASNLLLYYIYDVAFSFFDYAYAATLTIVLLSLLIIVSLIQFGLVERKIHYK is encoded by the coding sequence ATGAGACACATTTATGGTTGGTTACTGTTACTTCCAGGATTTATACTTATAGTTGCATTTACACATTATCCAACTGTAACTACTTTTATTAACTCATTTTTTTCTAATCAAACAGTTATCAAGCCCAAAAAATTTATTGGGCTTGATAATTATGAATATATGTTAAATGATCCAGTATTTTTACAAACTTTTAAAAATACTTTGATCTTTGCTCTTACAACAGTTCCTTTGTCAATAACTATATCACTAGCAATGGCTGTATTTGTACAAGATAAAATAAGAGGACGTTCACTTGTAAGATTGGCATATTTTACCCCAACAATTTTACCTATGGTTGCAGTTGCAAATATTTGGTTGTTTTTTTATGCACCAGAAATTGGCTTAATAAATCAGATATTTCAATATTTTGGTATTGAGCAACAAAATTTTTTAGGAGATTCTAATTTAGTATTAGGAGCAACTATAGTTATGACTGTATGGAAAGAAGCAGGTTTTTTCATGATTTTTTATCTTGCAGCTCTTCAATCAATTCCAAAAGAATTACTTGAAGCAGCTAAAATAGAGGGTGCATCTTCATGGACAGCTTTTTGGAAAATCACATTTCCATTATTGATGCCAACAACTTTTTTTGTAATGATTAATGCACTTATAAACTCATTTAAAATGGTTGACCATCTTTTTATACTTACAAAAGGTGGACCTGATAATGCATCTAATCTTCTATTGTATTATATTTATGATGTTGCATTTTCATTTTTTGATTATGCCTATGCTGCAACATTAACAATAGTATTATTATCACTTTTAATTATAGTTTCACTAATACAGTTTGGATTAGTAGAAAGAAAAATACACTACAAATAG